A genomic window from Silene latifolia isolate original U9 population chromosome Y, ASM4854445v1, whole genome shotgun sequence includes:
- the LOC141632978 gene encoding uncharacterized protein LOC141632978, which translates to MVKWVWKLFNKPQSIWTRWVHTYILKGQSIWLARETISNSWYWNNVVKMKDLLLNVAGSSPLAMQLLETLTHHARFDPNAAYDLVRNRREPVPWHSIVHGKGCHPKYSFTGVMVMNDSLPTVAKLINRGLCLVNRCVLCECSMEDLHHVFFTCSYSRQVWAAIATWVHLPLHFSLDAIVQAFLSEFRTGKQKASLMASFHFISKERNSRIFKGTKSSADSLCIVIKRAISLRLYGTFA; encoded by the coding sequence ATGGTAAAATGGGTCTGGAAACTGTTTAATAAGCCTCAGTCTATCTGGACTAGGTGGGTTCACACTTATATTCTTAAGGGGCAGAGTATTTGGTTAGCCAGGGAAACAATTTCAAATTCTTGGTATTGGAACAATGTGGTTAAGATGAAGGACCTTCTTCTTAATGTTGCTGGCTCTTCTCCTCTTGCAATGCAGCTGCTTGAGACTCTTACCCATCATGCTCGGTTTGACCCAAATGCAGCCTATGATCTGGTGAGAAATAGGCGTGAGCCTGTGCCTTGGCATTCTATTGTTCATGGTAAAGGTTGTCACCCTAAATACTCTTTTACTGGTGTTATGGTTATGAATGATAGCCTTCCTACTGTGGCTAAGCTTATTAACCGTGGCTTATGTTTGGTTAATCGTTGTGTGCTTTGTGAATGTTCTATGGAGGATCTTCACCATGTCTTCTTTACTTGCTCTTACTCTCGACAAGTTTGGGCTGCTATTGCTACATGGGTTCACCTTCCTCTGCATTTCTCCTTGGATGCTATTGTTCAGGCGTTTCTCTCTGAATTCAGGACTGGCAAGCAAAAGGCGAGTTTGATGGCTTCTTTTCATTTCATCTCGAAGGAAAGGAACTCTAGGATTTTTAAGGGGACTAAGTCCTCGGCTGATTCTCTTTGTATTGTTATTAAACGTGCTATCTCTTTGCGTCTGTATGGCACTTTTGCCTAG